In a single window of the Acyrthosiphon pisum isolate AL4f chromosome X, pea_aphid_22Mar2018_4r6ur, whole genome shotgun sequence genome:
- the LOC115033133 gene encoding uncharacterized protein LOC115033133, translating to MDYFQAKVRLCRDLSLPFLEVRDHVLKGLYSREMALYSLGRTHLTEEDLLGDLLEWARMDAIHSSEGKPKDVKPAAKKNDLKVPKPGVHAWTRFKPVEEKKTEDVPNRDTSSCCWVCKKMGHLSRDCPNKRKNTCYGCGVEGHIRPNCPERDQASVVVVSREVVAHPYRRIGRINGREVNVLLDTGYHHVLIKASVAVSCGLSIKPVDKPLYGLGSMTVPSVRTVGMTRASVAVDEVCPGTVTMLVVSSDVKLP from the coding sequence ATGGACTATTTTCAAGCCAAGGTAAGGTTGTGCCGGGACCTATCACTGCCGTTTCTCGAAGTCCGAGATCACGTACTGAAAGGGCTGTACTCGCGCGAGATGGCGTTGTACTCGCTCGGACGTACGCATTTAACCGAAGAGGATCTGCTTGGAGACCTGTTAGAATGGGCTAGGATGGATGCCATTCACTCTTCCGAAGGTAAACCCAAAGATGTGAAGCCGGCCGCCAAGAAAAATGATCTCAAGGTGCCGAAGCCTGGTGTTCACGCGTGGACTAGGTTCAAACCAGTCGAAGAGAAGAAGACGGAAGACGTTCCGAACAGAGATACCTCGAGCTGCTGTTGGGTCTGCAAGAAAATGGGACATCTGTCGAGAGACTGCCCCAACAAACGGAAAAACACGTGTTACGGGTGTGGTGTCGAAGGGCACATACGGCCAAACTGTCCCGAGCGAGATCAAGCTAGCGTTGTTGTGGTGAGTCGAGAGGTCGTCGCGCATCCGTATCGCCGCATTGGACGAATAAACGGCCGCGAAGTTAATGTGTTGCTCGACACGGGCTACCATCATGTGCTGATCAAGGCGAGTGTCGCCGTGAGTTGTGGGCTTTCCATCAAGCCTGTGGACAAGCCCCTGTATGGGCTTGGCAGTATGACAGTACCGTCCGTGCGAACGGTTGGTATGACGCGAGCGTCCGTTGCTGTCGACGAAGTGTGTCCAGGGACGGTGACGATGCTAGTCGTGAGTAGTGATGTAAAATTACcgtaa